One part of the Thioalbus denitrificans genome encodes these proteins:
- the ruvX gene encoding Holliday junction resolvase RuvX, producing the protein MPDSARPEPAGKTAPTCLGFDFGMRRIGVAAGQALTATARPLEVLPARDGIPDWDRIAGIIEEWRPDLIVVGLPLNADGSEHEVTRAARRFMNRLQGRFGLPVHAVDERLSSAEAASRLRGDNARKARPDAPLDHIAAQVILETWLEQQRNPSA; encoded by the coding sequence ATGCCTGACAGCGCCCGGCCCGAACCGGCGGGAAAGACGGCGCCCACCTGTCTCGGGTTCGATTTCGGAATGCGGCGCATCGGTGTCGCCGCGGGCCAGGCGCTGACCGCCACCGCCCGCCCCCTGGAGGTCCTCCCCGCCCGGGACGGGATCCCCGACTGGGACCGCATCGCCGGGATCATCGAGGAGTGGCGGCCCGATCTCATCGTGGTGGGCCTGCCCCTCAACGCCGACGGCAGCGAGCACGAGGTCACCCGCGCCGCCCGGCGATTCATGAACCGCCTGCAGGGCCGTTTCGGCCTGCCGGTGCACGCCGTGGACGAGCGGCTCTCCTCCGCGGAGGCGGCCAGCCGGCTGCGCGGAGACAATGCCCGGAAAGCACGCCCGGACGCGCCCCTGGATCACATCGCCGCCCAGGTCATCCTGGAGACCTGGCTGGAACAGCAACGGAACCCATCCGCATGA
- a CDS encoding FAD:protein FMN transferase: MRRALLPALLLLLSACTPRPEPLYETRVLAFGTLIDLTVYGAPRELAEAAAARMSRELTLMNDAWHAWRPSTLGEFNARCAGGEPFTADPGLLPLIRLSHDLAEASGELFNPAASRLFALWGFHSDDPHGPPPAAAAVAELVAQHPSMADVHIEGGTVQCTNPAVKLDLGGIAKGYGVDRIIDMLREMGIENAIINGGGGLRAIGRHGERPWRIGIRDPRGPGSIAAVEVSGDESVFTSGDYERYYEHEGRRYHHIIDPRSGYPAAGTRSVTVIADNGTLADAAATALVVAGPEGWQSVARDMGIHYVMLIDSEGTVHMNPAMAERVSFVNDPPPRVIISAPL, encoded by the coding sequence ATGCGCCGCGCACTCCTCCCGGCGCTGCTGCTCCTCCTCAGCGCCTGCACGCCCCGCCCCGAGCCCCTGTACGAAACCCGGGTGCTGGCCTTCGGCACCCTCATCGACCTGACCGTCTACGGGGCGCCCCGGGAGCTCGCGGAGGCGGCGGCGGCGCGCATGAGCCGCGAGCTGACGCTGATGAACGACGCCTGGCACGCCTGGCGCCCGAGCACGCTGGGCGAGTTCAACGCCCGCTGCGCCGGCGGCGAGCCGTTCACGGCCGACCCCGGCCTGCTGCCCCTGATACGCCTCTCCCACGACCTGGCGGAGGCCTCCGGCGAGCTGTTCAACCCGGCGGCCAGCCGGCTGTTCGCGCTGTGGGGCTTCCACAGCGACGACCCCCACGGCCCGCCGCCCGCCGCCGCTGCGGTGGCGGAGCTGGTGGCGCAACATCCCTCCATGGCCGACGTCCACATCGAGGGCGGCACGGTGCAGTGCACCAACCCCGCCGTCAAGCTCGACCTGGGCGGCATCGCCAAGGGCTATGGCGTGGATCGCATCATCGACATGCTGCGGGAGATGGGCATCGAGAACGCCATCATCAACGGCGGCGGCGGGCTGCGCGCCATCGGCCGTCACGGGGAGCGCCCCTGGCGCATCGGCATCCGCGATCCCCGCGGCCCGGGCAGCATCGCCGCGGTGGAGGTGAGCGGCGACGAGAGCGTGTTCACATCGGGCGACTACGAACGCTACTATGAGCATGAAGGGCGCCGCTACCACCACATCATCGATCCCCGCAGCGGCTATCCGGCCGCGGGGACACGCTCGGTGACCGTCATCGCCGACAACGGCACCCTGGCCGACGCCGCCGCCACCGCGCTGGTGGTGGCCGGGCCGGAGGGGTGGCAGTCAGTGGCCAGAGACATGGGAATCCACTACGTGATGCTCATCGACAGCGAAGGCACGGTGCACATGAACCCGGCCATGGCGGAGCGGGTGAGCTTCGTGAACGATCCGCCGCCCCGGGTGATCATCAGCGCGCCGCTCTGA
- a CDS encoding YqgE/AlgH family protein, protein MFGTTSLRNHFLIAMPALADPNFFHTVTYICEHNDEGAMGIVINRPLDIRLGDVLQHMEIETRDAAVRDQFILGGGPVQTERGFVVHRPVGEWDVSLPVTDEIAVTTSRDILEALALGTGPGDALLALGYAGWGAGQLEREMAENAWLSGPAEAAILFETPLEQRWHAAASLLGVDLDSISSEVGHA, encoded by the coding sequence ATGTTCGGCACGACCTCACTGCGTAACCACTTTCTCATCGCCATGCCCGCCCTGGCCGACCCGAATTTTTTCCACACGGTCACCTACATCTGTGAGCACAACGACGAGGGGGCCATGGGCATCGTCATCAACCGGCCGCTGGATATCCGGCTGGGCGATGTGCTGCAGCACATGGAGATCGAGACCCGCGACGCGGCGGTCCGCGACCAGTTCATCCTGGGGGGCGGACCGGTCCAGACCGAGCGCGGCTTCGTCGTGCACCGGCCGGTGGGCGAGTGGGACGTCTCCCTGCCGGTCACCGATGAGATCGCGGTGACCACCTCCCGCGACATCCTCGAGGCCCTCGCCCTGGGCACGGGTCCCGGCGACGCCCTGCTGGCGCTGGGTTACGCCGGCTGGGGCGCCGGCCAGCTGGAGCGCGAGATGGCGGAAAATGCCTGGCTGAGCGGGCCGGCGGAGGCCGCCATCCTGTTCGAGACCCCGCTGGAGCAGCGCTGGCACGCCGCCGCCAGTCTCCTGGGCGTGGACCTGGACAGCATTTCCAGCGAAGTGGGACATGCCTGA
- a CDS encoding TonB family protein, with protein MNPVDRLGLALFLAAALHAMIILGVGFRMPLPETPPLFPTLDVTLVASRSEAPPEDADFLAQANQLGGGEEEAEPERPASPAQTPFPAPRPEPASQLPGPVEPAPPRPPEPQPAAAPERRAPVTTTAPAPEKVPRRTPAPPTARPEPEAAPSASQLITRSLAIASLTAEYNQQREAYSQRERVRTISANTRESRFALYLDAWRRKVERIGNLNYPDEAKRQGVSGSLRLLVRLNTDGTVRDVEMLKSSGSKLLDDAALRIVHLAAPFAPLPESITRDTDVLEIIRTWVFRSDNRLVSQ; from the coding sequence GTGAACCCTGTCGACAGGCTGGGACTGGCCCTGTTCCTGGCCGCCGCGCTCCACGCCATGATCATCCTCGGCGTGGGCTTCCGGATGCCGCTGCCGGAGACCCCGCCGCTGTTCCCCACCCTGGACGTGACCCTGGTGGCGAGCCGCAGCGAGGCGCCGCCGGAGGACGCCGACTTCCTGGCCCAGGCCAACCAGCTCGGCGGCGGCGAGGAGGAGGCGGAGCCGGAACGCCCCGCCAGCCCGGCCCAGACCCCCTTCCCGGCCCCCCGGCCGGAACCGGCCAGCCAGCTCCCCGGGCCCGTGGAGCCGGCACCGCCCCGGCCGCCGGAACCCCAGCCGGCGGCGGCCCCCGAGCGGCGCGCGCCGGTCACCACGACGGCGCCGGCGCCGGAGAAGGTCCCCCGGCGCACACCGGCGCCGCCCACCGCCCGTCCCGAGCCGGAGGCAGCCCCCTCGGCCAGCCAGCTGATCACCCGCAGCCTGGCCATCGCCAGCCTCACCGCCGAGTACAACCAGCAGCGCGAGGCCTACTCCCAGCGGGAGCGGGTGCGGACCATCTCCGCCAACACCCGGGAGTCCCGCTTCGCCCTCTACCTGGACGCCTGGCGGCGCAAGGTGGAACGCATCGGCAACCTGAACTACCCGGACGAGGCCAAGCGCCAGGGCGTCTCCGGCAGCCTGCGGCTGCTGGTGCGGCTCAACACCGACGGGACGGTGCGCGATGTGGAGATGCTCAAGTCCTCCGGCAGCAAGCTGCTGGACGACGCGGCGCTGCGCATCGTCCACCTGGCCGCGCCCTTCGCGCCCCTGCCCGAGTCCATCACCCGCGACACCGACGTGCTGGAGATCATCCGCACCTGGGTGTTCCGCAGCGACAACCGCCTGGTGAGCCAGTGA
- the gshB gene encoding glutathione synthase yields MSIRLGVVMDPIGSIKIKKDTTFAMLLEAQARGWPLYYLEQADLYLSDGVTHALPRPLSVRDDPAGWYTLGEPEPMPLHALDVVLMRKDPPFDMEYIYTTYLLERAEAAGLLVVNRPQGLRDANEKLYTAWFPECCPPTLVTRRAGQIRGFLAEQGDIILKPLGGMGGASVFRLRSDDPNIGVVIETLTDHGGRFAMAQRFIPEISAGDKRILLVDGEPVPYALARIPAPGETRGNLAAGGTGVGVPLTGRDRRICEQVGPALRERGLMFVGIDVIGDWLTEVNVTSPTCVRELDAQFGINIAGQLMDHIAERLGRS; encoded by the coding sequence GTGAGCATCCGCCTCGGCGTGGTCATGGACCCCATCGGCTCCATCAAGATCAAGAAGGACACCACCTTCGCCATGCTTCTCGAAGCCCAGGCGCGGGGCTGGCCGCTCTACTACCTGGAGCAGGCTGATCTCTACCTGTCCGACGGCGTGACCCACGCCCTGCCCCGGCCCCTGAGCGTGCGGGACGATCCCGCCGGCTGGTACACCCTGGGCGAGCCCGAACCCATGCCCCTGCACGCGCTGGACGTGGTGCTGATGCGCAAGGATCCGCCCTTCGACATGGAATACATCTACACCACCTACCTGCTGGAGCGGGCCGAGGCGGCCGGGCTGCTGGTGGTGAACCGCCCCCAGGGGCTGCGCGACGCCAACGAGAAGCTCTACACCGCCTGGTTCCCGGAGTGCTGCCCGCCCACCCTGGTGACGCGCCGCGCCGGGCAGATCCGCGGCTTCCTGGCCGAGCAGGGGGACATCATCCTCAAGCCCCTGGGCGGCATGGGCGGCGCCTCGGTGTTCCGGCTGCGCAGCGACGATCCGAACATCGGGGTCGTCATCGAGACCCTCACCGACCACGGCGGCCGCTTCGCGATGGCCCAGCGCTTCATCCCCGAGATCAGCGCCGGCGACAAGCGCATCCTGCTGGTGGACGGCGAACCGGTACCCTACGCCCTGGCGCGCATCCCGGCGCCCGGCGAGACCCGCGGCAATCTGGCCGCCGGCGGCACCGGCGTCGGCGTGCCGCTCACCGGGCGCGACCGCCGGATCTGCGAACAGGTCGGCCCGGCGCTGCGCGAGCGGGGCCTGATGTTCGTGGGCATCGACGTCATCGGCGACTGGCTCACCGAGGTCAACGTCACCAGCCCCACCTGTGTCCGCGAGCTGGATGCCCAGTTCGGGATCAACATCGCCGGCCAGCTCATGGACCACATCGCCGAACGGCTGGGCCGCTCATGA